Proteins encoded together in one Rubripirellula reticaptiva window:
- the nadC gene encoding carboxylating nicotinate-nucleotide diphosphorylase → MKDYATVEPDAAMESNLRSLVRLSITEDLRDAVDWTTVCLIDPNRRGGCQIVPRKSGVCAGLAVLPWIIEEFDADLNVQIHSTDGEQLEPKKAIASIEGNVRDLLTAERTILNVLSRLCGIATLTKSYVDAIVGTKSRLYDTRKTTPGWRLIEKYAVRCGGGQNHRSGLYDGFLIKDNHLALAGDANGPMAASAAAERALAWRDSTVDRMHAPSIVEIEVDSLEQFRDVLPVGPDIILLDNFRLEDLREAVAYRDQAGSPVELEASGNVKIDTIAAIAATGVDRISSGALTHQATSLDLGFDWFDTNAS, encoded by the coding sequence ATGAAAGATTATGCCACCGTTGAACCCGACGCGGCGATGGAAAGCAACTTGCGATCCCTGGTTCGACTGTCGATCACCGAAGACTTGCGCGACGCCGTCGACTGGACGACGGTCTGCTTGATCGACCCGAACCGACGCGGCGGATGCCAAATCGTGCCGCGAAAATCGGGCGTTTGCGCGGGACTGGCGGTACTGCCTTGGATCATCGAAGAATTTGACGCTGACTTGAATGTGCAAATCCACAGCACTGACGGCGAACAGCTAGAACCTAAAAAAGCAATTGCTAGCATCGAGGGAAATGTTCGCGATCTGTTGACGGCCGAGCGGACGATTTTGAATGTGCTGTCTCGGTTGTGTGGGATCGCGACACTGACAAAGTCGTATGTCGATGCGATCGTCGGAACCAAGTCGCGATTGTACGACACTCGCAAAACAACCCCAGGTTGGCGACTGATCGAAAAGTACGCAGTCCGATGCGGAGGCGGTCAAAATCATCGCAGTGGTTTGTACGACGGTTTCCTGATCAAGGACAATCACTTGGCGCTGGCCGGTGATGCCAATGGTCCGATGGCGGCGAGTGCGGCGGCCGAAAGAGCCCTGGCGTGGCGAGACAGCACGGTTGATCGGATGCATGCACCGTCGATCGTAGAAATCGAAGTCGATTCGCTCGAACAGTTTCGCGATGTGCTGCCGGTCGGCCCGGACATCATCCTGTTGGACAACTTTCGACTTGAAGATCTTCGCGAAGCAGTCGCCTATCGCGACCAGGCTGGTTCACCGGTCGAGCTTGAAGCATCGGGCAACGTCAAAATCGACACGATTGCTGCGATCGCGGCAACCGGCGTGGACCGAATCAGTAGTGGAGCCCTGACCCACCAAGCCACATCTTTAGATCTCGGATTCGATTGGTTCGACACAAACGCAAGCTAG
- a CDS encoding undecaprenyl-phosphate glucose phosphotransferase, translated as MQTRTPITTQRRWWDVLQPTLDSAAVMASLAFVKWCSRGTVDEMAVAIGLIATIVFLLISQLSGFHRRSDVGTPDREMTRLVATWSMTVMVLAVLAFATQYGQYLSRGVMFAWIVLAPALVGLGRMCQRILQQGLLRRGVGVRRVAIAGLNDLGRQTFRNIKNDPSLGLQMTGFYDDRIEARDPESDTTVGASENEDETLSGTLTDLVAKARRGEIDTVMITLPMRAEKRIRFILDQLSDSTASVYIVPDFFVFELLHSQWTSMGGLPAVSVFENPLFGVDGVVKRIADIALAMCAIFVAAVPMAAIAVAIKLTSRGPVFFRQKRYGLDGREILVWKFRSMRTCDNGPVVKQATKLDPRITKLGGILRRTSLDELPQLFNVIDGSMSLVGPRPHASAHNEQYRSLIRGYMLRHKVKPGITGLAQVNGCRGETETLDKMQARVDWDHRYIRSWSLWLDIKIMIQTVLVVLKQDEAY; from the coding sequence ATGCAAACTCGTACGCCAATTACCACTCAACGACGTTGGTGGGACGTACTTCAGCCAACGCTCGACTCGGCGGCCGTGATGGCGTCGCTGGCCTTTGTCAAATGGTGCTCACGAGGCACCGTGGACGAAATGGCGGTGGCGATTGGCTTGATTGCCACGATCGTATTCCTGCTGATTTCACAGTTGTCGGGTTTTCATCGTCGTTCCGATGTGGGCACGCCCGACCGAGAAATGACTCGGTTGGTTGCTACTTGGTCGATGACTGTAATGGTGCTTGCAGTGCTCGCGTTTGCCACGCAGTATGGCCAGTATCTGTCTCGCGGGGTGATGTTCGCATGGATCGTGTTAGCGCCAGCACTTGTGGGGCTTGGGCGAATGTGCCAGCGCATCCTACAACAAGGATTGCTGCGCCGCGGAGTCGGCGTTCGTCGTGTTGCGATCGCAGGCTTGAATGACCTAGGCCGTCAAACGTTTCGCAATATCAAGAACGATCCGTCGCTCGGTTTACAAATGACCGGATTCTACGACGACCGAATCGAAGCTCGCGACCCTGAATCGGACACTACCGTCGGTGCTTCAGAAAACGAAGACGAAACGCTTTCGGGAACGCTTACCGACTTGGTCGCCAAAGCACGCCGCGGTGAAATTGATACTGTCATGATCACGTTGCCGATGCGAGCTGAAAAACGCATCCGGTTTATCCTGGACCAGCTCAGTGATTCAACGGCGTCGGTCTATATCGTGCCGGACTTCTTTGTCTTCGAACTGCTACATTCGCAGTGGACCAGCATGGGCGGTTTACCTGCGGTTAGCGTGTTCGAGAATCCCTTGTTCGGTGTCGATGGCGTCGTCAAACGAATCGCCGACATCGCGCTGGCGATGTGTGCCATTTTCGTTGCCGCGGTCCCCATGGCTGCGATCGCGGTTGCGATCAAATTGACATCCAGGGGACCTGTGTTCTTCCGCCAAAAACGTTACGGACTCGATGGACGCGAAATCTTAGTTTGGAAGTTTCGTTCGATGCGAACGTGCGACAACGGCCCTGTCGTCAAGCAAGCTACCAAACTTGATCCCCGCATCACCAAGCTCGGTGGCATCCTACGTCGGACCAGCCTGGACGAACTACCGCAACTGTTCAACGTCATCGACGGTTCGATGTCGTTGGTCGGACCTCGTCCTCATGCGTCAGCGCACAACGAACAGTACCGCAGCTTGATTCGCGGTTACATGCTGCGTCACAAGGTCAAACCCGGCATCACCGGACTGGCCCAAGTGAACGGTTGTCGCGGCGAAACAGAAACACTCGATAAAATGCAGGCACGCGTCGACTGGGACCACCGCTACATCCGCAGTTGGTCGCTATGGTTGGACATCAAGATCATGATCCAAACCGTGCTGGTCGTGCTGAAACAAGACGAAGCCTACTAG
- a CDS encoding Gfo/Idh/MocA family protein, with protein MTTSSTRFGVIGTGRITRRLVADLQSTDGAVVTAIASRSRERARWYGDQYGIDAAVEGYAELLKRDDVDAVYISLPPSMHAEWAIAAANHGKHVLCEKPLTVSVAQTRQVDLACQAAGVRWLDATGWLHHDRTDAFATWLGEGRFGKIGHVSAAVSFYQPFQSGDHRLDASLGGGCILDLGWYAGGLVRFAMGRMPAWVLADEVILDGVSQRLTAMMGFDDGATATISCGYDTATRKWFEVAGTESSLICDDFTRPWADRPARYWIHDAAGTVKSESFDGHQERNMIKRLISDEPLLRYQQQAIDTQAIVEAVQASIKAGGTKFVLSTMTD; from the coding sequence ATGACCACGTCTTCTACTCGTTTCGGCGTCATCGGCACCGGACGAATCACTCGTCGGTTGGTTGCCGATTTGCAATCGACTGACGGGGCTGTGGTCACTGCGATCGCCAGTCGCTCTCGCGAGCGTGCACGGTGGTATGGCGACCAGTATGGCATCGACGCAGCGGTCGAAGGCTACGCAGAACTGCTAAAACGCGATGACGTGGATGCTGTCTACATCTCACTGCCGCCGTCGATGCATGCCGAGTGGGCGATTGCGGCCGCCAACCATGGCAAACATGTGCTGTGCGAAAAGCCGCTTACCGTCTCGGTCGCTCAAACTCGCCAGGTAGATCTCGCTTGCCAAGCCGCCGGCGTTCGGTGGCTCGACGCAACGGGGTGGCTGCATCACGACCGGACCGACGCGTTTGCAACCTGGCTGGGCGAAGGCCGCTTTGGCAAGATCGGCCACGTTAGCGCTGCGGTTTCTTTCTACCAACCGTTTCAATCAGGCGATCACCGCTTGGACGCATCGCTCGGTGGCGGATGCATTCTTGACTTGGGTTGGTACGCCGGTGGACTCGTTCGGTTCGCAATGGGAAGGATGCCAGCGTGGGTGCTGGCCGATGAAGTGATTCTGGACGGTGTGTCCCAGCGATTGACTGCGATGATGGGTTTCGACGACGGTGCAACCGCAACGATCAGTTGTGGCTATGACACTGCGACTCGCAAGTGGTTCGAGGTCGCCGGTACTGAATCGTCATTGATCTGTGACGACTTCACGCGGCCCTGGGCCGATCGACCGGCGCGTTATTGGATCCATGACGCCGCCGGAACGGTGAAGTCCGAATCCTTCGACGGGCATCAAGAACGAAACATGATCAAGCGATTGATCAGTGACGAGCCATTGTTGCGCTACCAACAGCAAGCGATCGATACTCAGGCGATCGTCGAAGCCGTCCAAGCATCGATCAAAGCCGGTGGAACCAAGTTCGTGCTCTCGACCATGACGGACTAA
- a CDS encoding Nramp family divalent metal transporter: MTVTPSEDDLTPAESQADLTEGDVTTDPPTAPLKVLRYVGPGLIVAGSIVGSGELIATTKTGAEAGFTLLWLIILGCVVKVFVQVEFGRYAIISGKTTLMALDEVPGPRFRGRGNWLVWYWVIMWFTSIGQLGGIVGSVGQALAIGAPITKAGAAYNEIADAQTLLQFEQFALEKSAIREQPLVPTTTDAEIESRWEAFRIQFGDVTTTSDAATWATVMAIVTSLILVNGRYGLIQSLSTVLVGAFTLLTIVNLFLLQDQPDFRVRFSEFISGLRFSLPAANGDARPIGTALATFGIIGVGAAELVVYPYWLLEKGYGRFVGKNDGSSEWTTRAAGWMRVMRIDAWGAMALYTFATVAFYLLGAAILHRVELNPAKDNLVRTLAVMFVPVFSTWASSVFLFGAFAVLYSTFFVANASHARTFSDAMRVIGLIDDDAETRAKWISWLSGAFPILCLVIYLVFPEPAQLVLISGIAQGIMLPMLAGAALYYRYQRCPPGLAPGNLWDIMLWLSAVAMLITGLWTVWTQF; encoded by the coding sequence ATGACCGTCACACCTTCCGAAGATGATCTGACACCCGCCGAATCGCAAGCCGATTTGACCGAAGGCGATGTGACGACCGATCCACCCACCGCTCCGCTAAAGGTGTTGCGTTATGTGGGGCCCGGATTGATTGTGGCGGGTTCGATCGTCGGCAGCGGCGAATTGATCGCGACCACCAAGACCGGCGCCGAAGCGGGGTTCACCCTGTTGTGGCTGATCATTTTGGGCTGCGTCGTGAAAGTATTCGTGCAGGTCGAGTTTGGGCGCTACGCGATCATCAGCGGAAAAACGACGCTGATGGCGCTCGACGAAGTCCCCGGGCCTCGGTTCCGCGGTCGCGGAAACTGGTTGGTTTGGTACTGGGTCATCATGTGGTTTACCAGCATCGGCCAATTGGGCGGGATCGTCGGCAGCGTCGGTCAAGCACTCGCGATTGGTGCGCCGATCACAAAGGCTGGGGCAGCCTACAACGAGATCGCCGATGCGCAAACGCTGTTGCAATTCGAACAATTCGCGCTGGAAAAAAGTGCGATCCGCGAACAGCCGCTCGTGCCGACGACTACGGACGCTGAAATTGAATCACGCTGGGAAGCGTTTCGGATTCAGTTCGGCGACGTGACGACGACGTCCGACGCAGCGACTTGGGCCACCGTGATGGCGATCGTGACGAGTTTGATTTTGGTAAACGGTCGTTACGGTTTGATCCAGTCGTTATCGACGGTTTTGGTCGGTGCGTTCACCCTGCTGACGATTGTCAATTTGTTTTTGCTGCAGGATCAGCCTGATTTTCGGGTTCGTTTTTCTGAGTTCATCAGCGGATTGCGTTTCAGTTTGCCAGCCGCCAACGGTGATGCCCGGCCGATCGGTACCGCGCTTGCGACGTTTGGAATCATCGGCGTCGGAGCGGCGGAGCTTGTCGTCTATCCGTATTGGTTGTTGGAAAAAGGCTACGGACGATTCGTCGGTAAGAACGATGGTTCATCGGAATGGACCACGCGCGCGGCCGGCTGGATGCGAGTGATGCGTATCGACGCATGGGGTGCGATGGCTCTCTACACGTTTGCCACTGTCGCGTTCTATTTGTTGGGGGCGGCGATCCTTCATCGGGTTGAACTGAATCCTGCGAAAGACAATCTGGTGCGGACGCTGGCGGTGATGTTTGTGCCGGTGTTTTCGACGTGGGCATCGTCCGTCTTCCTGTTCGGCGCGTTCGCGGTTCTGTATTCGACCTTTTTTGTTGCCAACGCTTCTCACGCTCGCACGTTTTCTGACGCGATGCGAGTGATTGGATTGATCGATGACGACGCCGAGACGCGAGCGAAATGGATCAGTTGGCTTAGCGGCGCGTTTCCGATTCTCTGCCTGGTAATCTACCTGGTGTTCCCCGAACCGGCCCAGTTGGTGCTGATCAGCGGGATCGCGCAAGGCATCATGTTGCCGATGCTAGCAGGTGCGGCGCTGTACTACCGATACCAACGGTGTCCACCGGGGCTGGCGCCGGGCAATTTGTGGGACATCATGTTGTGGCTGTCGGCGGTTGCCATGCTGATCACGGGACTGTGGACGGTGTGGACGCAGTTTTAG
- a CDS encoding RDD family protein: protein MAASQAIDTTIAVVTPENIAFDYQLAGPFRRLPAYLIDVAVRWLMIAIFVVAIFLTGALIDIRLLGPFAIAAALIFYFAISWFYGTLMETYYNGRTIGKWAVGIRAIDVEGRPITGKRAFLRNLLRIADLAPIAAMSTFAEDVPPAFIIPTGMVGLATMLVTRRMQRLGDLAAGTMVIVDERAWKLPIAKVDDPRVPALASFFPGDYRVSRSMARTLAIYTERRHYLTPARRREVARHLTTSLIERFEFRSDIDPDLLMYALYYKTFLADASADLPDLGPLAGYSPLRRDSNKPGKNADLQSTTATATPPPIQPDSPEMTQ from the coding sequence ATGGCCGCTTCACAAGCAATCGATACGACGATCGCCGTGGTCACGCCCGAGAACATCGCGTTTGACTATCAGTTGGCTGGTCCGTTTCGGCGTCTACCCGCTTACCTGATCGACGTGGCAGTACGGTGGCTGATGATTGCCATCTTTGTGGTCGCCATCTTCTTAACCGGCGCCCTGATCGACATTCGCTTGCTTGGCCCGTTCGCCATTGCCGCCGCGTTGATTTTCTATTTTGCCATCAGTTGGTTCTACGGGACGCTGATGGAAACCTATTACAACGGCCGCACGATCGGCAAATGGGCCGTCGGGATTCGCGCGATTGATGTCGAAGGACGTCCCATCACAGGTAAGCGAGCTTTCTTGCGCAACTTATTGCGCATCGCCGACCTGGCACCGATCGCGGCAATGAGCACGTTTGCCGAGGACGTACCACCAGCTTTCATCATTCCCACCGGCATGGTTGGATTGGCGACGATGTTAGTGACCCGGCGAATGCAGCGACTTGGTGATTTGGCAGCCGGCACGATGGTGATTGTCGACGAACGAGCTTGGAAGTTGCCGATTGCGAAAGTCGACGATCCTCGCGTCCCCGCGCTGGCGTCGTTTTTTCCGGGTGACTATCGAGTCTCGCGCAGCATGGCCAGAACGCTAGCTATTTATACCGAGCGCCGGCATTATCTGACGCCTGCTCGCCGGCGCGAGGTGGCTCGTCATTTGACAACATCGTTGATCGAGCGGTTTGAATTCCGCAGCGACATTGATCCCGACTTGTTGATGTACGCGTTGTACTACAAAACGTTTCTTGCTGATGCGTCTGCCGACTTACCTGACCTGGGGCCGCTGGCCGGTTACAGCCCGCTGCGGCGCGATTCCAATAAACCCGGCAAGAACGCCGACTTGCAGTCTACGACGGCAACAGCGACACCACCGCCGATACAACCTGACTCGCCGGAGATGACTCAATGA
- a CDS encoding stage II sporulation protein M produces the protein MNVAALLDKRRIQWTELEALCDSMEMRGRTDKTGAAHHRGAEGVSRFSELYRSVCADLALADAYQLPPGTVTYLHRLVARAHNQLYRANKFEPTKWADVVFREAPQQIFADPCVRIATIVFFGLFALSIYLGRNEHLFPGFAEAMVGTAQLEQMEEMYEQPISGSLDHYVPMAGFYIMHNTGIGLQCFAYGILIIPCLFILAFNAVTLGTVFGYMGREGAVGGDNFYHFVTAHGPFELTAIALSAAAGLRLGVGLFYTAGLSRTDSLRVNAMKSVPVMVASAVLFTLAAFTEGFLSPSPAPYLIKAAWAIMSSGLISFYFVVLGFPRDGFARPNVSTVSSPWADDDDGDPHAT, from the coding sequence ATGAACGTCGCCGCGCTGTTAGACAAACGACGCATCCAGTGGACCGAACTGGAAGCCCTTTGCGATTCGATGGAGATGCGTGGACGGACCGACAAGACCGGTGCGGCCCATCACCGTGGCGCCGAGGGTGTGTCAAGGTTTTCGGAACTGTATCGCAGCGTGTGCGCGGATTTGGCGCTTGCCGATGCCTACCAGCTGCCGCCCGGCACGGTCACTTACTTGCACCGTCTGGTAGCTCGTGCGCACAACCAACTGTATCGGGCCAATAAATTCGAACCCACGAAATGGGCAGACGTGGTCTTTCGCGAAGCCCCGCAGCAGATCTTTGCGGATCCCTGTGTCCGCATCGCCACGATCGTGTTTTTTGGTCTCTTTGCACTTTCAATCTACTTGGGACGCAACGAACACCTGTTCCCCGGATTTGCCGAAGCGATGGTCGGAACGGCCCAGCTTGAACAGATGGAAGAAATGTATGAACAACCAATTTCCGGTTCGCTCGATCACTACGTTCCGATGGCTGGCTTCTACATCATGCACAACACCGGCATTGGTTTGCAGTGCTTTGCGTACGGCATTTTGATCATTCCGTGCCTGTTCATCCTGGCGTTCAACGCGGTGACGCTGGGGACAGTCTTTGGTTACATGGGCCGCGAAGGTGCCGTCGGCGGTGACAACTTCTATCACTTCGTGACTGCACACGGACCGTTTGAATTGACAGCGATCGCGTTGTCCGCAGCGGCCGGTTTAAGGCTGGGGGTTGGCTTGTTCTATACCGCCGGACTTAGTCGAACGGATTCGCTGCGTGTCAACGCAATGAAGTCGGTGCCCGTGATGGTGGCGTCCGCGGTGTTGTTCACGCTGGCCGCGTTCACCGAAGGATTTTTGTCCCCGAGCCCAGCGCCGTATTTGATCAAAGCCGCCTGGGCAATCATGTCGTCCGGACTGATCAGTTTCTACTTTGTCGTTCTGGGATTCCCTCGCGACGGTTTTGCCCGTCCGAATGTGTCGACCGTTTCATCGCCGTGGGCAGACGATGACGATGGAGACCCTCATGCAACTTGA
- a CDS encoding DUF4129 domain-containing protein: MNTLFADQAIASTENAVADSIWFDSDKQSLIPVDVDPELDDSVNRDSRWLPKPEKVAKPKTPTTPTTNTGNGGLFGTGWTLANVLGWGLLATLFALAIAIILFAMNKAEIDLTANPSTRCGSVANNNTPDEQMIQRMKHLPAELRRTDVNLRTEAERLMNENLFDQAIILLFGHQLLLLDRVGMLRLNRGKTNRKYLRETREINPKTSTALQETVDAFERSYFGRHEITASEFAELWKSNRDLESSIQVDQGAVA; this comes from the coding sequence ATGAATACTTTGTTTGCCGACCAAGCGATCGCCAGCACCGAAAATGCGGTGGCCGATTCAATCTGGTTTGATTCTGACAAACAAAGTCTGATCCCGGTTGATGTCGATCCGGAACTTGATGATTCGGTTAATCGCGACAGTCGCTGGTTGCCAAAGCCCGAGAAGGTTGCCAAACCCAAAACGCCCACGACACCGACGACCAACACTGGTAACGGCGGACTGTTTGGTACTGGATGGACGCTTGCCAACGTGCTGGGGTGGGGATTGCTTGCCACCTTATTCGCCCTCGCGATTGCGATCATTTTATTCGCAATGAACAAAGCCGAAATCGACTTGACCGCGAACCCATCCACGCGTTGCGGATCAGTTGCAAACAACAACACGCCGGACGAGCAGATGATCCAGCGGATGAAGCACTTGCCGGCCGAACTTCGCCGAACGGACGTCAACTTGCGAACCGAAGCTGAACGGCTGATGAACGAGAACCTCTTCGATCAAGCGATCATCTTGCTGTTCGGACATCAACTACTGTTGCTCGACCGCGTTGGCATGCTGCGACTGAACCGCGGCAAAACGAATCGCAAGTATTTGCGTGAGACTCGTGAAATCAATCCCAAAACCTCCACCGCGTTACAAGAAACAGTCGACGCATTCGAACGGTCGTACTTTGGGCGTCACGAAATCACGGCCAGCGAATTTGCCGAACTTTGGAAGTCCAACCGTGATCTAGAATCATCGATTCAAGTCGATCAAGGAGCGGTTGCCTGA
- a CDS encoding AAA family ATPase: MNDPLLPSSDSETVAASPAPTSPSARQTSEKFLPIRKLYEQIAGEIAKLYVGQDELVLGTLTALFSGGHVLIESVPGLGKTLFVRTLGRTLGCEFGRIQFTADLMPSDITGAPVYDMQKSEFRFRPGPVFTQFLLADEINRSPAKTHAALLEIMQEYRVTVDGTSHQVPRPFLVMATQNPLESEGTYNLPEAQLDRFMFKLRVDYPSAEQESEILKMHSQQVDLNERLRKEVQAVTNPEQVLQVMQMCASVRVEDSLVDYINKIVRATRTWPAFHIGASPRAGLALMQSARTLAAFGGRDYAVPDDVVEIAIPAMRHRVQLTAESEIEGRTADEELSTLIRGIEVPRD, translated from the coding sequence TTGAACGATCCTTTGCTGCCCTCGTCTGACTCCGAAACCGTTGCCGCATCCCCTGCGCCGACGTCGCCGAGCGCCCGCCAAACGTCAGAAAAATTTCTGCCTATTCGAAAACTGTACGAACAAATTGCCGGGGAAATCGCCAAGCTCTACGTTGGGCAAGACGAGCTGGTGCTGGGCACGTTAACGGCGTTATTTTCGGGTGGTCACGTGCTGATCGAATCGGTCCCGGGTTTAGGAAAAACCTTGTTCGTGCGAACGCTAGGCCGAACACTGGGGTGCGAGTTTGGTCGCATCCAGTTCACCGCCGACTTGATGCCGTCGGACATCACCGGTGCGCCGGTTTACGACATGCAAAAAAGCGAGTTCCGGTTTCGCCCTGGCCCCGTCTTTACTCAATTCTTGTTGGCTGACGAAATCAACCGTTCGCCCGCCAAGACTCACGCGGCGCTGCTTGAAATCATGCAGGAGTACCGCGTCACCGTTGACGGCACCAGCCACCAAGTGCCGCGGCCATTCTTGGTGATGGCAACTCAAAACCCACTGGAAAGTGAAGGCACGTATAACCTGCCCGAAGCCCAGCTGGACCGGTTCATGTTCAAATTGCGTGTCGACTACCCGAGCGCCGAACAAGAGTCTGAAATTCTAAAGATGCACAGCCAACAAGTTGACCTGAACGAGCGACTTCGAAAGGAAGTGCAAGCGGTTACGAATCCTGAGCAAGTCTTGCAAGTCATGCAGATGTGCGCCAGTGTCCGGGTCGAAGACAGCTTAGTGGACTATATCAACAAGATTGTCCGAGCCACTCGGACTTGGCCGGCATTCCATATCGGTGCCTCACCGCGAGCAGGATTGGCGCTGATGCAATCGGCGCGAACGTTGGCCGCGTTTGGTGGCCGCGACTACGCAGTCCCGGACGACGTGGTCGAAATTGCGATCCCAGCGATGCGACACCGCGTTCAATTGACCGCTGAATCAGAAATCGAAGGGCGGACCGCC